The Stigmatopora argus isolate UIUO_Sarg chromosome 16, RoL_Sarg_1.0, whole genome shotgun sequence genome has a window encoding:
- the LOC144091369 gene encoding uncharacterized protein LOC144091369 isoform X1, producing MWEDIEFGEQSGKSSDAMMICSTVTQSPATSSRLGQVTSLPRDAGGMKLATRKTRWRNYKAVGKRLQGTRFVAFKVPLKKSFNQLLASSQIFGPQELLDTLWGDGHELGLIIDLTCTTRYYGPEDLPPWLKRVKIVTRGHVVPNKNVIVAFEKAVQQFLQDNADNDKLIGIHCTHGLNRTGYLVCRYLIDVDKMDPGEAINLFNTCRGHDIERKNYINNLLGKSDGDECRADGLAGGRRGGRSAGGRRGAQHSAGRSAGGRRGAGWQPQDRWQEDANWTSHSFAGGRRGAGRLAGGQRGAGRQPQDRWQEDANWTSHSSAGGRRGAGRFAGSQRGAGRFAGSQRGAGRQPQDRRQEDCNWFSHGGDERMPDGRAGGRRGAGWQPRERRQENAHGFSHTVQRQESSAWTQRGRSQYGFSSAGNTNQRPSQGQQSLRPQLGNQQAPARTHIRWTDDDDAEGRTEYKSCW from the exons ATGTGGG AGGACATCGAATTTGGAGAACAATCCGGCAAAAGCAGCGATGCGATGATGATATGCTCGACGGTGACGCAATCCCCCGCGACCTCATCCAGACTGGGCCAGGTGACGTCACTGCCACGCGACGCTGGAGGAATGAAACTCGCAACGAGGAAAACTCG GTGGCGGAATTACAAAGCGGTGGGCAAGCGACTCCAGGGGACTCGTTTCGTGGCCTTCAAGGTTCCTCTGAAAAAG TCGTTCAACCAGCTGCTGGCGTCCAGCCAGATCTTCGGACCGCAAGAACTGCTGGACACCCTCTGGGGAGACGGTCACGAGCTGGGCCTGATCATAGACCTGACCTGCACCACCCGCTACTACGGGCCCGAGGACCTTCCACCGTGGTTGAAGCGGGTGAAAATCGTGACCAGGGGTCACGTCGTAcccaataaaaatgtcattgtggCCTTCGAGAAGGCCGTGCAGCAATTCCTGCAGGACAACGCAGATAACG ACAAGTTAATCGGCATCCACTGCACGCATGGACTCAACAGGACGGGCTATCTGGTCTGCAG ATATCTGATCGACGTGGACAAGATGGACCCCGGCGAAGCCATCAATT TGTTTAACACGTGTCGAGGTCACGACATCGAGAGAAAAAACTACATCAACAACCTTCTCGGAAAAAG TGATGGCGACGAGTGCAGGGCGGACGGCCTCGCCGGAGGCCGACGCGGCGGGCGCTCTGCCGGAGGCCGACGCGGCGCCCAACACAGCGCCGGGCGCTCTGCCGGAGGCCGACGCGGCGCCGGGTGGCAGCCCCAAGACCGTTGGCAAGAAGACGCCAACTG GACTTCCCACAGCTTCGCCGGAGGCCGACGTGGCGCCGGGCGCCTTGCAGGAGGCCAACGTGGCGCCGGGCGCCAGCCCCAAGACCGTTGGCAAGAAGACGCCAACTG GACTTCCCATAGCTCCGCCGGAGGCCGACGCGGCGCCGGGCGCTTTGCCGGAAGCCAACGCGGCGCCGGGCGCTTTGCCGGAAGCCAACGCGGCGCCGGGCGCCAGCCCCAAGACCGTCGGCAAGAAGACTGCAACTG GTTTTCTCACGGAGGCGACGAGCGCATGCCGGACGGCCGCGCCGGAGGCCGACGCGGCGCCGGCTGGCAGCCCCGTGAACGTCGCCAGGAAAACGCCCACGG GTTTTCCCACACGGTCCAAAGACAGGAGTCGTCTGCGTGGACTCAACGTGGCCGTTCACAGTATGG CTTTTCCTCGGCAGGCAACACAAACCAACGTCCAAGCCAGGGCCAACAGTCTCTGCGCCCCCAACTGGGGAATCAGCAGGCACCCGCACGTACCCACATACGGTGGACAGACGACGATGACGCCGAGGGCCGTACGGAATATAAAAGTTGTTGGTGA
- the LOC144091369 gene encoding uncharacterized protein LOC144091369 isoform X2 yields the protein MPSSKGGIPDRWRNYKAVGKRLQGTRFVAFKVPLKKSFNQLLASSQIFGPQELLDTLWGDGHELGLIIDLTCTTRYYGPEDLPPWLKRVKIVTRGHVVPNKNVIVAFEKAVQQFLQDNADNDKLIGIHCTHGLNRTGYLVCRYLIDVDKMDPGEAINLFNTCRGHDIERKNYINNLLGKSDGDECRADGLAGGRRGGRSAGGRRGAQHSAGRSAGGRRGAGWQPQDRWQEDANWTSHSFAGGRRGAGRLAGGQRGAGRQPQDRWQEDANWTSHSSAGGRRGAGRFAGSQRGAGRFAGSQRGAGRQPQDRRQEDCNWFSHGGDERMPDGRAGGRRGAGWQPRERRQENAHGFSHTVQRQESSAWTQRGRSQYGFSSAGNTNQRPSQGQQSLRPQLGNQQAPARTHIRWTDDDDAEGRTEYKSCW from the exons ATGCCTAGCAGTAAAGGGGGGATTCCAGACAG GTGGCGGAATTACAAAGCGGTGGGCAAGCGACTCCAGGGGACTCGTTTCGTGGCCTTCAAGGTTCCTCTGAAAAAG TCGTTCAACCAGCTGCTGGCGTCCAGCCAGATCTTCGGACCGCAAGAACTGCTGGACACCCTCTGGGGAGACGGTCACGAGCTGGGCCTGATCATAGACCTGACCTGCACCACCCGCTACTACGGGCCCGAGGACCTTCCACCGTGGTTGAAGCGGGTGAAAATCGTGACCAGGGGTCACGTCGTAcccaataaaaatgtcattgtggCCTTCGAGAAGGCCGTGCAGCAATTCCTGCAGGACAACGCAGATAACG ACAAGTTAATCGGCATCCACTGCACGCATGGACTCAACAGGACGGGCTATCTGGTCTGCAG ATATCTGATCGACGTGGACAAGATGGACCCCGGCGAAGCCATCAATT TGTTTAACACGTGTCGAGGTCACGACATCGAGAGAAAAAACTACATCAACAACCTTCTCGGAAAAAG TGATGGCGACGAGTGCAGGGCGGACGGCCTCGCCGGAGGCCGACGCGGCGGGCGCTCTGCCGGAGGCCGACGCGGCGCCCAACACAGCGCCGGGCGCTCTGCCGGAGGCCGACGCGGCGCCGGGTGGCAGCCCCAAGACCGTTGGCAAGAAGACGCCAACTG GACTTCCCACAGCTTCGCCGGAGGCCGACGTGGCGCCGGGCGCCTTGCAGGAGGCCAACGTGGCGCCGGGCGCCAGCCCCAAGACCGTTGGCAAGAAGACGCCAACTG GACTTCCCATAGCTCCGCCGGAGGCCGACGCGGCGCCGGGCGCTTTGCCGGAAGCCAACGCGGCGCCGGGCGCTTTGCCGGAAGCCAACGCGGCGCCGGGCGCCAGCCCCAAGACCGTCGGCAAGAAGACTGCAACTG GTTTTCTCACGGAGGCGACGAGCGCATGCCGGACGGCCGCGCCGGAGGCCGACGCGGCGCCGGCTGGCAGCCCCGTGAACGTCGCCAGGAAAACGCCCACGG GTTTTCCCACACGGTCCAAAGACAGGAGTCGTCTGCGTGGACTCAACGTGGCCGTTCACAGTATGG CTTTTCCTCGGCAGGCAACACAAACCAACGTCCAAGCCAGGGCCAACAGTCTCTGCGCCCCCAACTGGGGAATCAGCAGGCACCCGCACGTACCCACATACGGTGGACAGACGACGATGACGCCGAGGGCCGTACGGAATATAAAAGTTGTTGGTGA